A window from Mycobacterium botniense encodes these proteins:
- a CDS encoding MarR family transcriptional regulator has protein sequence MDVLAALADSPAGRTSAELAKLCGISTSTCALLLTELEQGSWVARHPDRRYVLGAGLFKLVNGLRAQFPLLDRGREALTFLHRTLGAGCSMSRIGDRHLTTVDAVGHGTDGEHAVGQRFPIDPPFGLVAMAWRDDDAVDAWLRRVRPRLTETDAAQHRRVLADIRNRGYGAWRFGDAHAALHDRLAAVLASVDTSEQVARQLSTLMTMVTLESVTGVLESKLASTEFVVLPIFGRDGQPAYQIEIHLARPETLTLSDLDAALSHARQLLAAAVV, from the coding sequence ATGGATGTCCTTGCTGCGCTGGCGGATTCACCGGCTGGTCGAACTTCGGCTGAACTGGCCAAGCTGTGCGGCATCAGTACCTCCACCTGCGCGCTGCTACTCACCGAGCTGGAGCAGGGTAGCTGGGTGGCCCGCCACCCGGATCGGCGTTATGTCCTCGGCGCCGGCTTGTTCAAGCTGGTCAACGGTCTGCGGGCGCAGTTTCCACTGTTGGATCGCGGCCGCGAGGCGCTCACATTCCTGCACAGGACACTGGGTGCAGGCTGTTCGATGTCGAGGATCGGCGATCGGCACCTGACCACGGTTGATGCGGTAGGGCACGGCACCGATGGCGAACACGCTGTCGGTCAGCGCTTTCCGATCGATCCACCGTTCGGTTTGGTTGCGATGGCGTGGCGCGATGACGACGCGGTCGACGCATGGTTGCGCCGGGTCAGACCGCGGCTGACCGAGACCGACGCCGCTCAGCACCGCCGGGTGCTCGCTGACATCCGCAACCGTGGCTACGGGGCGTGGCGCTTCGGCGACGCGCACGCGGCACTACACGACCGGCTCGCTGCGGTGTTGGCCTCGGTGGACACCAGCGAGCAGGTGGCCCGGCAGCTCAGCACGCTGATGACCATGGTCACACTCGAATCGGTGACCGGAGTTCTTGAGAGTAAGCTGGCCTCAACCGAATTCGTGGTCCTGCCTATTTTCGGTCGCGATGGCCAGCCGGCTTACCAAATCGAAATCCACTTAGCCCGTCCCGAGACCCTGACGCTGTCTGACCTCGACGCAGCACTCAGCCACGCTCGGCAGCTGCTGGCAGCCGCGGTCGTTTGA